The Gemmatimonadota bacterium DNA window ACCCGGTCGAGCCCGAAGAAGTCGAGGACGATCCCGACTTCCGCGAGGCGATCCAGGCTCAGAATTGCTACGTCTGCAAGCAGGACTACACCGCGGTGCACCACTTCTACGACCAGCTCTGCCCGACCTGCGCCGAGTTCAACTTTGTCAAGCGGACCGAGCTCGCTGACCTGAGCGGCCGCGTGGCGCTGCTCACCGGCGGCCGCGTGAAGATCGGCTATCAGGCCGGCCTCAAATTGTTGCGCGCCGGTGCCCGGCTCATTGTCACCACGCGCTTCCCGCGCGACTCGGCGATGCGCTACGCCAAGGAGCCGGACTTCAGTGACTGGAGCGACCGTCTCGAGATCGTCGGACTCGACCTCCGGCACACGCCGAGCGTCGAGGCCCTCTGTCATCGGCTCATCACCGAGACGGACCGGCTCGACTACATCATCAGCAACGCCTGCCAGACGGTGCGCCGGCCGCCCGAGTTCTATCGCCACATGATGGCGGCTGAGCTCGGCTCGCTGAAGGAATTGCCGTCGGCCGCCCGCAAGCTGTTGCACCCGCTCGAAGGGATGCGCGAGGCCAACGCGATCGCCGCCTCGAGCGACGGCCTGCCGAAGATCAACGAATTGCTGACCGAGGTGCCGGGGCTCACGCACGCCGCCGCGCTGTCGCAGGTGCCGCTGCTCGCCGAGGAGCTGCTCGGCCAGTCGCACCTCTTCCCGGAAGGGGGAGCTCGACATCGACATGCAGCAGGTCGACCTGCGCGGCCGCAACTCGTGGCGCTTGCACCTGCACGAGGTCTCGACGGTGGAGTTGCTCGAGGTGCAGCTGGTCAATGCCGTGGCGCCGTTCGTGCTCAACGCGCGGCTGCGCCCGCTCATGAATCGCACGCCGAATCGTGACAAGCACATCGTCAACGTCTCGGCCGTGGAGGGGCAGTTCTACCGCCGCTTCAAGACGACGCGCCATCCGCACACCAACATGGCGAAGGCGTCGCTCAACATGATGACGCGGACCGCGGCGGCCGACTACGTGAAGGACGGCATCCACATGAACTCGGTCGACACCGGCTGGGTGACCGACGAGGACCCGGCGGAACTCGCCGCGGCGAAGACCGCGGAGCACCGTTTCCACCCGCCGCTCGACATCATCGATGGCGCGGCCCGCATTGTCGATCCGATCATCGCGGGGATGAACACGGGCGACCATGTGTGGGGACAGTTCCTCAAGGACTACCGCTCGGTCGACTGGTAGGCCCCTATCGGGGGAGGGAATCCGGCGTTATCGTCGGCGCTCACCGTCCTCCCCCCATCTGGAGCCCCACATGGTGACCATCACGATCGCGTCCCTCTGGCTGCCGATCCTCCTCGCCTCGGTGGCTGTCTTCCTCGTCAGTACGCTGGTGCACACGGTCTTTCCGTGGCACAAGTCGGACTATCCGGGGGTGCCGGACGAAGCGAAGGTGCGGGCTGCCTTGGGTCCGATGGCGATCCCACCGGGCGACTACATGGTCCCCCGCTGCACCGACATGAAGGAGATGGGCTCCCCCGAGTTCCTGGCCAAGATGAACGAGGGGCCCGTCGTCCTGATGACGGTCCGGCGGAATGGCCCGATTACCATGACCGGCACGTTCGTCCAGTGGTTCATCTTCCTGCTGGTCGTGAACACCATCCGTGCCTATGTGGCCTCCCGTGCCCTGACGACCGGGGCCCCCTACCTCGAGGTCTTCCGCTTCGTCGGGGTCACCGGCTTCGTGGCCTACGCCGCGGGCGTCTGGCCGATCACGATCTGGTACGGCCGAGGGGTTGGTTTGGCTGTGAAGGCCACCTTCGATGCCCTCCTGTACGCGACGGTGGCGGCGGGCGTCTTCGGCTGGCGTTGGCCGCACTGAGGCCCGCTGGGACCCCCCACGGGAATGGCCGGCCCCCATTGGGGCCGGCCGTTTTCGTTTCGGGGTTGCCCCACCCCCGGGCTCGTGAAACATTTCACAAATGCTTCAGCGCAAGATCGCCGACTCCACCGTTCGCCGCCTCGCGATCTACCTGCGCTTCCTCGAGGAGTTCGCGGAACAGGGCGCGGACACCCTCTCCTCCGAGGCCCTGGCGCACCGCGCCGGCACCACCTCCGCACAAGTTCGCAAGGATCTCTCGTTTTTCGGTTCCTTCGGGAAGCGGGGCTTGGGCTATGATGTTCAGGCGCTCGCCGGCGAACTCCGCGAGATCCTCGGCCTCACCCGCCGCTACCGCGTCATGATGATCGGGGCCGGTCGGCTCGCCAGCGCGCTGGTCCAGTACTCCGGCTTCGGGGCCCGCGGCTTCGACATCGTCGCCGTCCTGGAGAAGGACCCTGCCAAGATCGGGCAGACATGGGGTGATATTCCGGTGCAGGACGTGGCCCACCTCGAACAGGTGGTCCGTGAGCAGCAGGTCGACCTCGCCGTCCTCGTCACCCCAGCCGACCCGGCGCAGGGATTGGTCGATCGGCTGGTTGCTGCCGGTGTGACGGCGATCCTGAACTTTGCCCCGGTGCAATTGCATGTCCCCGAAGGAGTCGAAGTGAAGAACGTGAACCTCGCCGTCGAACTCGAGACGCTCTCTTACGCCATCGCGCATCGCGCGGTGGATGCGCGGCGCGCGTGAGCGGCCTCTCGGCCGTGCCGTCGGGGACACTGGTCGATCGCGCACTGCTGCTGCTCGCCGACGGCCCGGTCGACGCCGAACAGCTGGCGGTGCAGGTGCTCGGGCTCCCGAATGCGCCGCGCGCCGTCGCCGATCGGCTGGCCACCGCGCTCCTCGGCGCCGACCCGCGTGTACGTCAGCAGCCCGATGGCCGCTGGGCACTGCTCGCGGCGGCGCAGGGCTCGCCGCTGCTCGACGAGTGCGCCTTTGCCGTCGTCGACGTCGAGACCACCGGGATGCAGCCGGTCGGCGATGACCGCATCACCGAAATCGCGGTCGTGGTGGTGCAGGGCGCCCGCCGTGAGGTGGTGTTCGATTCGCTGGTGAATCCGGGGCGCTCGATTCCGGGCCGCATCCAGGAACTCACCGGCATCACCGACGCGATGGTGCAGGGCGCGCCCACATTCCGCGAGATCGCCGACCAGGTGGTCGATGCACTTGCCGGCCGCGTCTTCGTGGCGCACAACGCCCGCTTCGACTGGGGCTTCGTCGGCGCCGAGGTCAAGCGCGCGCGCGACCTCGCCCTCGACGGCCCGCGCCTCTGCACCGTGCGCCTCGCGCGGCGGCTCTACCGCCATGAGCCTTCCTACTCGCTCGGCTCGCTCGCCGCGCGCTTCGGGATGGAATTCACCGCGCGCCACCGCGCCGCCGGCGACGCCGTCGTCACCGGGATGCTGCTCGAGAAGCTGCTGGGTGCCGCCGCCGAGAAGGGCGTCCGCACGCTGCACGACCTCGAGACGATGCATCGCACGCCGGTGGCCGAGTTGCCGCAGTGAGCCGCGTCACCACCATGCAAGTCGGCAAGCTCCGGGTGCACGCGCTCGAGGCCGGCATTCAGCATCTCGATGGCGGCGCGATGTTCGGCGTGGTGCCGAAGCCGCTCTGGGAGAAGCGCATCGCGCCCGATGGCCGCAACCGGATTCGCCTGGCGATGCGCACGCTGCTGATCGAGCACGACGACGGCCTCGTCCTGGTCGACAGCGGGCTCGGCAACAAGGAGACGCAGAAGTTCCTCGACATCTACGGCATCGAGAACGCGGGGGCCGACGGTCGTACCGCGCTCGAGGATGCGATCGCGGAACTTGGGCACAAGCCGGAGGACGTGAAGGTCGTCGTCTCGACGCACCTGCACTTCGACCATGCCGGCGGCAACACCTTCATCGCGCCGGATGACGCCGAGCGGCGGGTGCAGCCGACCTTCCCGAACGCGCGCTATGTGGCGCATCGGCGCGAGTACGCCTATGCCGCGCACGCCAACGAGCGGACCACGGCGAGCTACTTCCCGCACAACTATGCGCCGCTGATCGAGTCGGGGCAGATGCAGATGATCGACGGCCCCGCGGGCACGATCGTCCCGGGCGTGCGGGTGATGGTCACCCCTGGGCACACCCCGTGGCACATGGCGGTGCTGCTCGAGAGTGCGGGGGAGGGGCTCCTCTTTCCGGCCGACACGGTGCCGACGGCGCACCACCTGCCGCTGCCGTGGATCATGGGGTACGACGTCGAGCCGCTCCGGACCCTCGAGAGCAAGCGGGCGCTCTACTATCGGGGCATGGCCGAGGGGTGGCGGGTGATCTTCGAGCACGACGCCGACACGGTGGGTGGGCGGATGGTGTCGGGCGAGAAGGGGACGGAGCTGGCGGAGCGGATGGGGGCGCCGGCGGTGAGGGGTGAGGGGTGAGGGGGAGGTGAAGGTGACCAGTCACCTGTGACCTGTGAACGGTGAACGGTGAACGGTGAACGGTGAACGGTATATTCAGGGTCCCTGAGTTTCCCTGATCGACCTGCGGGTGCTGCGATGCGAAAACGTACTTCGCTTTCACTCTGGATCGGGCTCCTCCTGCTACCGGCCGCGGCCAGCGCTCAGATCCGCTTTCAGCCGCCCCAGCAGTTCTCCCGCCTCGATACCCGCCGCGCGGGAGTCTCCATGGGGGCGGGGGGCGGGGCGGGGGGGGGGGGGGGGGGGGGGGGGGGGGGGTGGGGTGGGGTTGGGTGTGTCCCGGGGGGGGGCCGTGTTTGCCCCGCTGGGAGAATCGAGGGTGTCTCCGGAGGGGGGGGGGGTCTATGACGGGCTCTGTGGCTGGAATCGTTGGGGTCCCCCTCGGCGTCATCGGTGCGATGATCGGCGACGCCTCGAAGAAGTAGGCCGCGCCTGGTCTCCGTCGCCCTGCCGGGGAGGGGTATCGGCCCCATGTTCCACCACGGAACGGCACCCCCTTGACCGTGGAGGGCCGGTCCACTAGGTTCCCCCCATCGCAAGAGGACGGGAGATCCGTCCCACCCCGAGCCGAAGGACATGGCGACGCGGTCTGAGGAGACATAAGCATCCGGTCCTACGGGGCCGCGGTGCAACTCTTCGGACACCCCGCCTCGGTGGGGTGTCCGTTTTTTGTCCTGTGGGGAGGAACTGCCACTGTCCAGCTTCGATCGTGAACGTCGCGTGCGGGTCAACCGGCAAATTCGGATTTCGCCGGTGCGGGTGGTGACGGGTGAGGGCGAACAGCTCGGAGTGCTGCCGATCGAGGAAGCGCTCGCGGCCGCCGCAGAGCGGGGCCTCGACCTGGTCGAGGTTGCCCCGATGGCTCGCCCCCCCGTCGTCAAGATCATGGACTACGGCAAGTTCAAGTTTGAAGAGGCCAAGGCGGCGCGTGCAGCCAAGAAGAAGCAGCACGTGATCCACCTGAAGGAAGTGAAGTACCGGCCGGGCATTGACGACCACGATTTCGATTTCAAGACCCGGCACGCCCGCGAGTTCCTCGGCGAGGGCAACAAGGTCAAGGTCACCATGATGTTCCGTGGGCGGCAGATCGCCCACACCGAGCTCGGCAAGGCGGTCCTCGACCGCGTCGCCGCCGCCCTGGTCGACATCGGCAAGGTTGAGCAGGAAGCGAAGCTCGACGGCCGCAACATGATCATGGTCCTCGCGCCGAAGTAAGGCGCCGGACCCTGCTGGAATCACTGGAGAGTTACGACATGCCGAAGCAGAAGACCAAGCGCGCCGCGATGAAGCGCTTCACGATCACGGGCACGGGGAAGATCAAGCGCTCCCGCGCCAACAAGCGCCACATCCTGACCAAGAAGACCCAGAAGCGGAAGAACCAGCTCGGCAAGGCGGCGCTGGTGTCCTCGGCGGACTACCCGCGCACCATCAAGCTGCTTCAGGCCTGAGGAGATAGCCCATGTCACGCGTCAAGAATGGTGTTGCCCACCACGCTCGCAAGAAGAAGATCATGGAAGCCGCCAAGGGTGGCTTCGGATCGCGCAGCAAGCTGTACAAGGCCGCGAAGGAAAACGTCGAGCGCGGCCTGGCGTACGCCTACCGCGACCGCCGCAAGAAGAAGGGCGACTTCCGCCGCCTCTGGATCGTCCGCATCGGCGCCGCCGCGCGCATGCACGACATCTCGTACTCGCGGTTGATGGCGGGCCTCAAGGCCGCCGGCGTCGAG harbors:
- a CDS encoding MBL fold metallo-hydrolase, giving the protein MSRVTTMQVGKLRVHALEAGIQHLDGGAMFGVVPKPLWEKRIAPDGRNRIRLAMRTLLIEHDDGLVLVDSGLGNKETQKFLDIYGIENAGADGRTALEDAIAELGHKPEDVKVVVSTHLHFDHAGGNTFIAPDDAERRVQPTFPNARYVAHRREYAYAAHANERTTASYFPHNYAPLIESGQMQMIDGPAGTIVPGVRVMVTPGHTPWHMAVLLESAGEGLLFPADTVPTAHHLPLPWIMGYDVEPLRTLESKRALYYRGMAEGWRVIFEHDADTVGGRMVSGEKGTELAERMGAPAVRGEG
- the rplT gene encoding 50S ribosomal protein L20, whose amino-acid sequence is MSRVKNGVAHHARKKKIMEAAKGGFGSRSKLYKAAKENVERGLAYAYRDRRKKKGDFRRLWIVRIGAAARMHDISYSRLMAGLKAAGVEVNRKVLADLAVNDADAFAKLAEMAKAHQAA
- a CDS encoding redox-sensing transcriptional repressor Rex translates to MLQRKIADSTVRRLAIYLRFLEEFAEQGADTLSSEALAHRAGTTSAQVRKDLSFFGSFGKRGLGYDVQALAGELREILGLTRRYRVMMIGAGRLASALVQYSGFGARGFDIVAVLEKDPAKIGQTWGDIPVQDVAHLEQVVREQQVDLAVLVTPADPAQGLVDRLVAAGVTAILNFAPVQLHVPEGVEVKNVNLAVELETLSYAIAHRAVDARRA
- the rpmI gene encoding 50S ribosomal protein L35, which encodes MPKQKTKRAAMKRFTITGTGKIKRSRANKRHILTKKTQKRKNQLGKAALVSSADYPRTIKLLQA
- a CDS encoding translation initiation factor IF-3, whose amino-acid sequence is MRVNRQIRISPVRVVTGEGEQLGVLPIEEALAAAAERGLDLVEVAPMARPPVVKIMDYGKFKFEEAKAARAAKKKQHVIHLKEVKYRPGIDDHDFDFKTRHAREFLGEGNKVKVTMMFRGRQIAHTELGKAVLDRVAAALVDIGKVEQEAKLDGRNMIMVLAPK